A stretch of the Coprobacillus cateniformis genome encodes the following:
- a CDS encoding 6-phosphogluconolactonase, which translates to MKLIIEENEQKMSESAMFILLGAMMQDKRVNIFLTSGRSPKILYEMMIPHVKDQEKFKDIQYYLFDENPYIDEEHGPNWNEMQDLFFKEAHIPNERIHIMNQDNWQDFDNDIRHAGGIDVMIIGLGYDGHFCGNCPRCTPFDSYTYCIDFKEKQAVNPSYKDRPRQPFTLTMGPKSLMRVHHLIMIVNGKEKAEIFKRFLDEPIHQDLPATILKLHPNFTVICDQEAASLINPENYKRI; encoded by the coding sequence ATGAAATTAATTATTGAAGAAAATGAACAGAAAATGAGTGAAAGTGCTATGTTTATTTTACTCGGTGCCATGATGCAAGATAAACGAGTGAATATCTTTTTAACATCTGGACGCTCACCAAAAATATTATATGAAATGATGATTCCTCATGTTAAAGATCAAGAAAAGTTTAAAGATATACAGTATTATCTCTTTGATGAAAATCCATATATAGATGAAGAACATGGTCCAAATTGGAATGAAATGCAGGATTTGTTTTTTAAAGAAGCACACATTCCTAATGAACGTATTCATATTATGAACCAAGATAATTGGCAAGATTTTGATAATGATATTCGTCATGCTGGAGGGATAGATGTTATGATTATAGGATTAGGTTATGATGGCCACTTCTGTGGGAATTGTCCTCGTTGTACACCTTTTGACAGTTATACATATTGCATTGATTTCAAAGAAAAACAAGCTGTTAATCCGTCATATAAAGACCGTCCTCGTCAGCCATTTACCCTAACAATGGGACCAAAAAGTTTAATGCGTGTTCACCACTTGATTATGATTGTTAATGGAAAAGAAAAAGCAGAGATTTTTAAAAGATTCTTAGATGAACCTATTCATCAAGATCTTCCTGCTACTATCTTAAAATTACATCCAAACTTTACAGTAATTTGTGATCAAGAAGCAGCGAGCCTCATTAATCCAGAAAACTATAAAAGAATATAA
- a CDS encoding AraC family transcriptional regulator, which translates to MIQTKHELIQLLNPIYNHFQLPIFLLSKELLIIESPHSFLKLEEHYFQDMIQENHINDYQTYMHFYHDASFLFFPYSLENISYICIGPIFNKKLTPQDKPSEYPFLNHVISQYTIDDFFSLPYVHYKTVDFLLFVYQIITGEILDANVLKKNYKKSSSLPLKQEESMQNEIFVIRENPLHDFSYSYEKKIMNSIQQENSTQARILMNELMQMKDGRELAPNHLVSMKYKLVAAVTLFTRCVIDVGVPIAKAYTLSDVYINKLDQCRTGQELHKMISDAIVDFTNLVKRYKHIQNPYWVKSCKNYISQHLHENMTLNDLSQLTGMNPSYLSTQFKKVTGQSIKQYINEKKVQEAQFLIKNSSYTLAEISDILQFSSQSHFNKVFKERTGKTPTQYKNT; encoded by the coding sequence ATGATACAAACAAAACATGAACTTATTCAATTACTCAATCCTATCTATAACCATTTTCAATTACCCATCTTTTTATTATCAAAAGAACTTTTGATTATAGAATCTCCTCATTCATTCCTAAAATTAGAAGAGCATTATTTTCAGGATATGATTCAAGAAAATCATATTAATGACTATCAAACATATATGCATTTTTATCATGATGCATCATTTCTTTTCTTTCCTTATTCTTTAGAAAACATATCATATATTTGTATTGGACCAATCTTTAATAAGAAGCTTACACCTCAAGACAAACCATCAGAATATCCATTTTTAAATCATGTGATTTCCCAATATACTATTGATGATTTTTTTAGCTTACCTTATGTTCATTATAAAACTGTTGATTTCCTGCTTTTTGTTTATCAGATCATTACTGGTGAAATATTAGATGCTAATGTGCTTAAAAAGAATTATAAAAAATCAAGTTCATTACCTTTAAAACAAGAGGAATCTATGCAAAATGAAATCTTTGTGATTAGAGAAAATCCTTTACATGATTTTAGTTATTCTTATGAAAAGAAGATTATGAATTCTATTCAGCAGGAGAATAGTACACAAGCTCGTATTTTAATGAATGAATTAATGCAAATGAAAGATGGACGTGAACTAGCACCTAATCATCTTGTCTCTATGAAATATAAATTAGTTGCAGCTGTGACTTTGTTTACTCGCTGTGTTATTGATGTTGGTGTTCCAATTGCTAAAGCATATACATTAAGTGATGTTTATATTAATAAACTAGATCAATGTCGTACTGGTCAGGAACTCCATAAGATGATAAGTGATGCTATTGTTGATTTTACAAACTTAGTCAAACGATATAAACATATTCAAAATCCTTATTGGGTGAAGTCTTGTAAAAATTATATTTCTCAACATCTTCATGAAAATATGACATTAAATGATTTAAGTCAATTAACAGGCATGAATCCAAGTTATCTCTCAACACAGTTTAAAAAAGTGACTGGTCAATCTATTAAACAATATATCAATGAAAAGAAAGTTCAAGAAGCACAGTTTTTAATTAAAAATTCTTCTTATACATTAGCTGAAATTTCTGATATTTTACAGTTTTCAAGTCAAAGTCATTTCAATAAAGTTTTTAAGGAGCGAACAGGCAAAACTCCTACTCAATATAAAAATACTTAA
- a CDS encoding glycoside hydrolase family 1 protein, whose amino-acid sequence MLKKDFLWGGATAANQFEGGYQEGGRGLATSDTKTNGSLTCKRKHSFLNENNEIIYLHESELISHQYQAALDPNMYYPSHKAVDFYHHYQQDIALMAEMGFKCYRMSISWTRIFPNGNEFIPNEEGLKFYDDVFNECLKYGIQPVVTLNHFDMPVYLAQHQDGWLSRNTVDCFLRYCQTVFERYKGKVKYWMTFNEINLLRGYATLGIHEMNTQKYYQALHHLFIASAKAVQLGHQIDSDNQIGMMLANILTYPETCNPADIALELNVSRRLKYFFSDVQCRGYYPSYILKQWEKENIEIIKESQDDQILKDGCVDYIGFSYYNSGVVTTREDAGMSLGNGVNMAQNPYLKESEWKWPIDPIGLRISLNILWDRYQKPLFIVENGLGAQDTIDEDGCIHDEYRIHYMRDHIREMKKAVEEDGVDLMGYTPWGCIDLVSAGTGEMKKRYGMVYVDMDDEGKGSLKRIRKDSFYWYQKVIQSHGECL is encoded by the coding sequence ATGTTAAAAAAAGATTTTTTATGGGGTGGTGCAACTGCTGCCAATCAATTTGAAGGTGGTTATCAAGAAGGTGGTAGAGGATTGGCCACTTCTGATACAAAAACAAATGGCTCTTTAACGTGTAAGAGAAAACATAGTTTTCTTAATGAAAATAATGAGATTATTTATTTGCATGAAAGTGAATTGATTTCTCATCAGTATCAGGCAGCATTGGATCCGAATATGTATTATCCTAGTCATAAGGCAGTTGATTTTTATCACCATTATCAACAAGACATCGCACTCATGGCAGAAATGGGATTCAAATGTTATAGAATGTCAATATCTTGGACAAGAATTTTTCCTAATGGGAATGAATTCATACCAAATGAAGAGGGATTAAAATTCTATGATGATGTCTTTAATGAATGTTTAAAGTATGGAATACAACCAGTTGTGACTCTTAATCATTTTGATATGCCTGTATATTTGGCACAACATCAAGATGGATGGTTATCTAGAAATACAGTTGATTGTTTTTTGAGATATTGTCAAACAGTTTTTGAACGTTATAAAGGCAAGGTTAAATATTGGATGACATTTAATGAAATCAATTTACTCCGTGGATATGCAACATTAGGAATCCATGAAATGAATACACAAAAATATTATCAGGCTCTTCATCATCTTTTTATTGCCAGTGCAAAAGCTGTTCAATTAGGTCATCAAATTGATTCTGATAACCAAATTGGCATGATGTTAGCGAATATATTAACATATCCTGAAACTTGTAATCCCGCTGATATCGCTTTGGAATTAAATGTTTCACGTCGCTTGAAATATTTCTTTTCAGATGTCCAATGTCGAGGCTATTATCCATCATATATTCTTAAACAATGGGAAAAAGAAAATATTGAGATTATTAAGGAGTCACAAGATGATCAGATTTTAAAAGATGGCTGTGTTGATTATATTGGATTTAGTTATTATAATTCTGGTGTTGTGACAACGAGAGAAGATGCTGGAATGTCACTAGGAAATGGTGTCAATATGGCACAGAATCCTTATCTTAAAGAGAGTGAATGGAAATGGCCTATTGATCCCATTGGACTTCGTATTTCATTAAATATATTATGGGATCGCTATCAAAAACCATTGTTTATTGTTGAAAATGGGCTTGGAGCTCAAGATACAATAGATGAAGATGGATGTATTCATGATGAATATCGCATTCATTATATGCGTGATCATATAAGAGAAATGAAAAAGGCGGTTGAAGAAGATGGCGTTGATCTCATGGGTTATACGCCTTGGGGCTGTATTGATCTGGTTTCAGCTGGAACAGGTGAAATGAAAAAGAGATATGGTATGGTGTATGTTGATATGGATGATGAGGGAAAAGGAAGTTTAAAAAGAATTAGAAAAGATTCATTCTATTGGTATCAAAAAGTTATTCAAAGTCATGGTGAATGTTTGTAA